The Oscillatoria salina IIICB1 genome contains the following window.
TTCATTTAAACTTAAGTTATTCATTTAAACTTACGTCATCCTGAGCGAAGCGAAGGATGACATTTTTCCACATTATCGTCTTCTAAGTATACTATCTTTGGACGTAACTTGGGATAATCTTTTAAATTATTATGATTAATTTATCAGTTTAAAATATTTAGTTGGATGCGAATATTTTATTTACTAAATTATCAATAACTGACCAAATTTAAAATTATCAAATAGACTTATTTTTAATTATTATAAGCAAATTAGAAACAAAAAGTATTTAGGGTTATACGGCTATCTTCTTTCCTGATAATCATTACAAAAAGCATTTGATTTTGTCCGAATCTCTTATTTGCTAAATTATCAATAACTAACTAAATTTAAAATTACTAATTCTTTTTTCTAACCAGATGATAACCGAATATTTTCTTCTAAAAAAATTGCTAATTCCGCCTTACTTATTGCTCCAGTAGCTACTTGAATAACCAAATTATAAGCATCTCCCGAAGCAAGATTAAGAGAATAACCATTTAAACCCAAAAAAACAACCATAACCGCAAAAGCAGTACGCTTATTTCCATCAACAAAAGGATGATTTTTCGCCAAATGAAACAAATAAGCCGCAGCTTGTTCGTGAATAGTTGGATGTAAAAGTTCGCCGAAAAAACTAGCTCGAGGTTGAGCAAGTGCAGACACTAATAAACCTTCATCTCTAATCCCCGCAGTACCACCAAATATTTCAATTTGTTCTAAATGAATAGTGATAGCTAAAGAACGAGAAACAAAATTAGGATTCTGCAAGACGACGATAAACCTCTTCCCAGTGTTTTTCCGTAGCCAAATAAACTCTTAATCCTTCAAAATCATCGGCTGTAAGTTTTATACCCAAATTTGCCATTTTCTCTTTAATTAAATAAATACGCTCTTGAGTATTTTCACCAGACAAATTCATCAAATCCTCCTCATTTGTCATCTTTTCAGAATCAGACAAAGGAAAATCTTCTCGCGATCGCGATTCCATCATCATCAATACGATAAACTAACTTCAGAAAATTATAACGAAATCAAACCCATCTTAGCGCCTCCCTTAGCGCCTACTCGAAACGAGAACGGCTAACGCCGAATGCGCCTACTCTGCGAGAACGGCTCCGCCGAATGCGCGAGACAAAAAAACAATCAGCCGCCACTAATCTTAACCTTATAACCCAACTTAGTTAAAATATCGAGAATTTTCTGCTTATGTTCCCCTTGAATTTCAATAGTATTTTCCTTAACAGTACCGCCACTACCACACTGAGTTTTTAACTGTTTAACCAATTTAGCCAAAGTTTCCGGCTTACTTTGAAAACCCGTAACCACAGTAACAACTTTACCTTTACGTCCAGACTTAGTAGCTTGAACCCGCAAATCTTGTTGATTTGGTGGCAATTCGGGAACTGCTCTCTCAAAAGCAGCAGAATTATCTGGAGTACCGAATTCTTGGTAAACCGCCCGGTTTTTCTTATTTTGGTTAGAGTTACGCTTTGCAGACATAATTAACTATCTAATCGGCTAATCGCTGGTTTTTATCCGAAGACAACCTCAAATTCTATAATAGAGACTTGTTAGTAATATTTGACTCTAACCGTGACCAAAACTCCCATTTCTCCATCTACTCAAACCCAACAACCAGACACTTTCGGACGCTTTGGTGTCTTTGGCGGTAAATACGTCCCCGAAACGCTAATGCCTGCTCTAAGCGAGTTAGAAGCAGCTTATGCTCAATATTGTAACGATCGCGATTTCCAGGCGGAATTACAAGGGCTACTTGCCGATTATGTGGGACGACCTAGCCCATTATATTTCGCCGAACGTCTCTCGGCTCACTACGCGCAACCTGATGGGACAACGCCACAAATTTATCTCAAGCGCGAAGATTTAAACCACACTGGCGCTCATAAAATTAATAATGCCTTGGCTCAAGTTCTCCTGGCGAAGCGGATGGGTAAACAGCGTATTATTGCGGAAACAGGCGCAGGTCAACATGGAGTAGCGACGGCAACAGTTTGCGCTCGTTTTGGTTTAGAATGCGTAATCTATATGGGCGTACATGATATGGAACGCCAAGCTTTAAATGTGTTTCGGATGCGATTGATGGGCGCAACGGTTCAGCCTGTGGAAGCGGGAACTGGTACGCTGAAAGATGCTACTTCTGAAGCAATTCGCGATTGGGTGACGAATGTGGAAAATACTCACTATATTCTCGGTTCGGTAGCTGGACCTCATCCTTATCCGCAGATTGTGCGCGATTTTCAAGCAATAATTGGTGTGGAAACTCGCCAGCAATGTCAAGAAAAGTGGGGCGGTTTACCTGATATTCTTCTTGCTTGCGTTGGTGGTGGTTCTAATGCGATGGGTTTGTTTCACGAGTTTGTGAAGGACTCTGGGGTACGGATGATTGGTGTTGAAGCCGCAGGTGAGGGTGCGGAGACTGATAAACACGCGGCGACGTTAACTAAAGGTCGTCCGGGGGTTTTGCACGGGGCGATGAGCTATTTGTTGCAAGATGAAGAAGGTCAACCCATAGAAGCGCATTCAATTAGTGCTGGCTTGGATTATCCGGGGGTTGGACCAGAACATAGTTATCTTAAAGATAGTGGTCGGGCAGAGTATTACAGTGTAACTGATTCTGAGGCGATCGCCGCTTTACAATTACTCTCTGAGTTGGAAGGAATTATTCCGGCTTTGGAAACTGCTCATGCTCTTGCTTATCTGGAAAAACTGTGTCCTCAACTAAGTGGCAGTCCAAAAATTGTCCTTAATTGTTCCGGAAGGGGGGATAAGGATGTGCAGACTGTGGCTAAGTACCTCGAATCTCAACAACAATAATGGTCAAAAGGTTTACATTTCTCGGTATAACTGTGCTTGTCGGTGGGTTGGCTGGCTGTAGTTCTTACGAACAAGTTTCGTCAGTTCCTTCACCGAATTCTGCTCCTGCTACTCCCACAACGACGCAAAGCGCTGCGGTGGGTTCTTTAAGCGCTTTGGAGCAAGCAATTCATCAGCAGGTGAATCAATATCGGATCTCGAAAGGTTTACCTGCTTTAGAGTTAGATGCTCGTATTAGCGAACAATCTCGCTTGCATAGTGAAGCAATGGCGCAGGGTAAGGTTCCTTTTTCTCATCAAGGCTTTGAAGGACGGGTAAAAGCTGTGGAAAGAGCAATTCCTTATCGTGCTGCGGCGGAAAATGTCGCTTATAACCAAGGTTATCAAGATCCGGCGACTCAGGCTGTGCAGGGTTGGATACAAAGCGACGGACATCGGAAAAATATGGAAGGAGATTTCGATGTCAGTGGTATTGGAGTGGCGCAGAATGCTCGGGGGGAATATTATTTCACTCAGGTGTTTATTAAACGGCGATAGGTCTTTTTGAGGATGGAATTAGAAAACTTTCAGGTGTGCGATCGCGATCTTGATGATACTACTCTTTCGCTTTATCTCGAAGCTGATGCTTTGGCAGTGGATACCGAAACAATGGGTTTAAATCCCCTGCGCGATCGCCTTTGTTTAATTCAGATTTGCGATCCTACAGGTTATGTTACCGCAATCCGTGTCGCTAAAGGACAAAACAGCGCCCCTAATTTACATAAGCTGATGGAAGTAGAAAATATTACGAAAGTCTTCCATTTTGCTCGTTTTGACCTCGCCCAACTTCAGCATACTTTGGGGATTTTGACAACCCCAGTTTTTTGTACTAAAATTGCCAGTAAACTGGCTCGAACCTACACTGCTAGTCACGGTTTGAAGGCTTTGGTACAAGAATTAACCGCCGTGGAATTAGATAAAACTTCCCAAAGTTCAGATTGGGGCAATGCGGCTAACCTTTCGGAGGCACAATTGAGTTATGCTGCTAATGATGTTCGTTACTTGTTGGAGATACAGCAAAAACTGACGGTAATGCTCAAGCGAGAGGGACGTTGGGAATTAGCGCAAAAATGTATGCAGTCTCTACCCATTTTTGTCGAGTTAGATTTGCTGCAATTCAAAGATATTTTTGAACATTGAAAATTATTGTTGAGAAAGACGTTTGACGTTTTTATCTCTCAACAAGCGATCGCACTCGGCTAAATATTCTGGTATTCTTTCAGCATGGGGACTGTTCGCGAGACATTCACTTAAATCTAGTTTCTCTAGGTTATCTGCTTTTTGTCCCGGAAACCAATGTCCGCCGTTACCAAGCATATTGTAGCGGGCTTTGCCGTATTCGAGCATGTCGTAGGCTAAGGCTAGGTTTCTCAGCCACAAAATTGTCGGAATATTGACGTTTCCTGGGGTTTCTTCGGGGGAAGGTAAACCTTGCTGCCAAGTATGATACCAATTTTCGCCGAGAGTGGCGATCGCCGTTTCTTCCAATCTCTCTAAAATTGCTGGTAAGATTTCTTCGGCTTTGTTTAATAATGGCAAAACTTTTAAATGTTCGTCAAAATCTGCTGGTTTTGCTGCACCTAAACTTAGGGTATGCACTTGCGGATGACTCAGACAAAATAAGTCATTGAATACCATCGGACTCAGTGGTTTACACAATTCTACCAACTTTTCGGGCGGATTATAAAGATGTCCGCCTTTGTCGGAAGGACTAATAATAAATACTCCCATATCATGACGGTTTGCTGCTTCAATTGCCGCCCAATTATTTTGGAAAATATAATACCAATGTAGATTAACATAATCGAATTCATTTGTCGAAATTGTCTTAACAATTACGTCTGTTGCTCCGTGAGTCGAAAAGCCCACAAAGCGAACTTTTCCTTCTCTCTGTAACTGTCTTACTACTTCCATACAGCCACCAGGTTTAACTGTATAATCTAATAATTCCGCCGTATTAATTCCATGAATTCCGAGTAAATCAATATAGTCGAGTTTCAGTAAATTGAAAGACTTGTCAAAGGTTTGGCGAAACTTTTTCGGGTCTTCATTAGGAGCAATTTTTGTTTGAATAATCAACTTTTCTCTCGCAAAATGAGGCAAAATTCTCCCTAATTGTAACTCAGAAGTTCCATAACCTCTAGCTGTTTCAATGTGATTAATTCCTACCTCTAAAGCGCGATTAATTGTCGCTTCTAAATTACGCTGATTTTTCTGAGGAATTGTCCAGCGAGGGACATCCTTCCATTTAAACTGATAGCGCATTCCCCCACAAGAGAAAACAGGTATTTGTAATTCTGTGCGACCAAATCTGCGATATTCCATTATTATACTCTGTTACTCAGGTTAATATTACTAAGCTATGTTAGCAAACTCTTTAGATAATTTAGCGCGATCGCTGCGGACTCAGCAACTTATATTATCATTCTCCCCTTTTTTAACAGTAGGGGACAACCTCTCCCCCAACCTCTCTCCTTTTAGTAGAGGGGAAATTTTTGATAATTATTGATAGCTGAAAAATCTTAATTTCTCCACCTTCGCTAGTAGGGAAGGGGGTTGGGGGGATTAGGTTAAGTAATTCTCAGGAGCGGTTGTCTAAAGCGGAGTCAGATAACTTGAAAAAACAACCTCTCTCCTTTTAGTAGAGGGGAAATTTTTGATAATTATTGATAGCTGAAAAACTTTAATTTCTCCACCTTCGCTAGTAGGGAAGGGGGTTGGGGGTTAGGTTAAGTAATTCTCAGGAGCGGTTGTCTAAAGCGGAGTCAGATAACTTGAAAAAACAACCTCTCTCCTTTTAGTAGAGGGGAGAATTTTGATAATTATTGATAGCTGAAAAATCTTAATTTCTCCACCTTCGCTAGTAGGGAAGGGGGTTGGGGATTAGGTTAAGTAATTCTCAGGAGCGGTTGTTTAAAGCAGAGTCAGATAACTTGAAAAACCCACCTCTCTCCTTTTAGGAGAGGGGAAAATTTTGATAATTATTGATAGCTGAAAAACTTTAATTTCTCCACCTTCGCTAGTAGGGAAGGGGGTTGGGGATTAGGTTAAGTAATTCTCAGGAGCGGTTGTTTAAAGCAGAGTCAGATAATTATTTTTTCTCGCGCATTCGGCGAAGCCGTTCTCGCTTCTCCTACGGAGACGCTACGCGAACGAGTAGACGCAAAGACGGCAAAAACGAAGTTGGTTTTTAATTTTTGGTGGTGTTACTGATACCTATGGCTTGAGAAATTGAATCTAGATTATGCTTTTCTAGTTGCTGTAATAAGCCAGACAAAATGCGTTTTACTATCCAGGGACCTTCGTAAACTAAACCTGTGTAAATTTGGACTAAACTTGCACCAGCAGCAATTTTTTCCCAAGCATCTTCGGGGGTAAAAATGCCGCCTACGCCAATTATAGGTAACTTTCCGTTAGTTTGTTGGAAAATAAAGCGAATAACTTCTGTGGAGCGTTTTTGTAAAGGTAAACCGCTAATTCCACCTGCTTCTTCGGTGACAGGTTTTCCAGTTTTGGTAATAATTTGAGTTTGCAAGATATCGCGGCGAATAGTCGTATTTGTAGCAATAATTCCTGCTAAATTATAAACTTGGGCGAGGTCAATTACATCGGCGATCGCTTCCCACTCCAAATCGGGGGCAATCTTGACAAGAATCGGTTTTTGTGCTTGATTTTCTTGTTGGAGAGTATCGAGAATCAGACGTAACTGAGCGGGATCTTGGAGCGATCGCAACCCTGGAGTATTCGGCGAACTCACATTAACCACAAAGTAGTCGCCGAAATTTTGGAGAAGCTGAAAACTTTCGCGATAATCATTCGCAGCATCCCCTAGAGGTGTTACCTTAGACTTACCGAGGTTAATTCCCCAAGGTAAATGGGCAGAATCTCGCTGACTTAAACTCTCAGCCAGAGCCGAGCTACCTTGATTGTTAAACCCCATGCGATTGAGTACCGCTTTGTCTTCTAGCAAGCGAAACAAGCGCGGACGGGGATTTCCTGGTTGAGGATGCCATGTCACCGTCCCTAATTCAGCAAAACCAAAGCCTAAAGACCCCCAAATACCAGCAGCTACGCCATCCTTATCAAATCCGGCTGCAAGTCCCATAGGATTAGGGAAATTAATTCCCCACACAGTTTGTTCCAAACGGCGATCGCTCACACAACAAGATTGCTCTAACTGACTTAGCAGCAAACTGGTTCCAGGACTTTTTTTAGTTCTTTCCAGCCAGCTTAACAAACGCAAACTATTGTGATGTAACCATTCCGGATCTGCCTTCAAACCAGAAAACAAGATCGGACGAATTGTAGCTTGGTAAATATCCACAGGAGTTAAGGGGGTGAGACTCAACAGGCAAAAAAAGACTTCTTGCTCGATAATACAAGCAAACGTATTGTTGATTATTGATTATTTCCGTTAGTGAAACCAACAACTTGCTAGATTAATTAACTAGAGACGACAAACAACGAAAATGGGTCAGCAACTACCCCCAACCGAGGAAAACAGACTTGTTGCTTTAGCACGGGTTTTACAAATCTTACGCGAGGAAGACAATGCCTCTGTTTTAATTGAAACTACCCTAGATTACCTTTCGGCAGAGTTTGACTATCGTTTAATTTGGATCGGTCTTTACGATCGCCTGGAACATCGTTTAGTAGGTAAAGGTGGAAAAGCACCGAATGGAGAAACTAGCTTTCTCAAGAAAAATTTTCTCCTCACTCCTGGTGATTTACTCGAACAAGTAGTAATTCAGCAACGTCCAGTCAGCGTTTCCGATCTCCGGGAAGAAACACGCGCCGGAGAATGGCGACGAGCGGCGTTACAATTTGAAGTTGAAGGAGCCTTGTTATTTCCTTTGCGCTGCAAAGACCGTTGTTTTGGTTTAGTTTTGTTAGGTTCTCACCTGTGGGGTGTGTCTCCTGCTCCTGGCGAACGTGCCGAACTTTCGCTACTATTCGGTAGTTTGGCGACTGCTCTTTACCAAATTGAATTAGAATGGCAGCGATCGGCAACTAAACGTCCCGACCAAACTTTTTTCCAGTTATTTGATGAGTTACAGCAAAAATTAACCCTCTCGAAACGTTTAGAAACTATTGTCAATCTGACTCAGCAATTTATCATCCCGACACGCACAAATATTTACTGGTATTCTCCCCAAAGACGTTATTTTTGGCATCGAGTAACTAATCAGCAAATGATTCGCGGGGTAAGCGATTTGCGCAATAGCGCCCCTGGGATTACTGTGGCTGAAGCAGAAGATTTTTATCAAATGTTAGTCGCAGATCGTTTAGTCGCGATCGGTTCGGGAAGAAGTCCTCTGCGGGCTGAAAGTACCGGACAATTGCTTTCTCGACTTCATGCTCGTTCTTTGCTGGCTGCACCAATTATCGTTCAAGATGAATTAGCAGGTTTTTTGGCTGTAGAAGACCAAGAAGCAAGAATTTGGGAAGGTGCAGAGAAAAATTATGTCCGTGCAGTTGCTCAAATTGCGGCTTTGGTTGCGGGAAATGAAGATTTAGAAACGAGGTTTGAACAATCTCGTAGTAATACTAATTTAGTGGCGCAAGTAGCAGAAGTTTTGGCGAGTAATACTGATGCCAAAAATGCTCTTAGTACCGTCGGTCAGTTGGTTTGTAAGCGCTTTGAAGTTCCTGGTTTTTTAGTGCTCAATGCCGATCGCGATGATACCTACACTTTACTTTATCAGTATCCGTCACTGAATCAGCGATCGCTGACTATTCCCATACCCATTCTCGAAGACGAAGAATGGCAGCAAATGAAGCCCGATGGTGGTTTAATTGCGATTGAAAACCTCGAAGAAAGCGAACATTTCAGCAATTGGAGTAAAGCTTTAAGTCAATTAGGAGCGCGATCGCTACTTTTACATCCTATTCAAAATGGGGACGCAAAAGGAATGTTATTAATTACCCATAATGCTCCTCGTACTTGGAATTCCACCGAACGTTTGTTAGCTACGGTAGTAGCAGGACAAATTGGTTGGCTACTCAAGCTGGTTAAACTCAAAAATAACACCATAGCTTTATCTTCACAACAACAAACCTTGCAAACTGGGCTGACTCAACTTTGGGAAGCTAACAGCGATCGCGTTTGGTTGGAATATTTAGCTAATTTACTCACTGCTCCTTTTGCTTTACTTTTAAGTTGGCAAAAAGTTAGTAAACCTCAAGGAAAAATAACTGCATCGGTGGGAGCTTTACCATCTGTAGATAATTTAACTATTGCGGTGGAAGGCGATCCTTTACTGCAAGCTGCACTTGCATCCTCCAACTTTTATGATTGTTCTTTAGCGGGACTTAACCCCATTAGTAAAAAATGGTTAAATTATCCTCAACAGGCGAAAGCTTACTTATTTCCCGTACGTACTTATTTCCATGAAACTGCAATGGGAATGTTTGTTTTTGCTTTTCCTGATGGTAGTCAATTTCCCACTCATCTGGGAGAAATAGCTACTATTTTAATGCGTCAATTTGCTTGGTATCGCCGCAACCAACAACAAACTGCAACTTTTCTCAAAGGTAGACGAGATAACCAAACTCTTAATTGGTACAAACATCGTTGCTTAGAATTTTTACATCAAGCTGTCGCTAATTGGTTAGCTCTTAGCGAAACCGAGCCTCAAGGGAATAAAATTGAAATTGGCGGTCAATCTTTACAACAAACACGACAACAACAAAAGCTGCGTGAGTTAGAAGATATCGAAGCCACACTCACCAGTGTTATAGCTGAAGAAGATTGGCAACTAAAAGGTAGTTTAGGAGTTGTCTCCGTACCTAGTTTACTCAAGCGATCGCTGCGTTTGGTTGAAACTAGCTACCAAAAACGTAATTTACTTACTCGCATTCATAACGCTGGTGGTTTAACTGTTTACAGCGATCGCTTTAAACTCGAATGTGTCTTATTTGAATTACTCTTAGTTGCTCAATCTCGCGCTCCTGAAGGTAGCGAAATTGAATTTTGGTGTCGCACCCTCCCCGCTCACATTGAAGTGTTACTTGTGGAAACTTGGGAGGTTCAACCGACAAACAAATCTGCTGCTAAATTACCTTGGGAAATTCCTGCTGATTCTTTTACACCTACTAACATAAATTTGAAAGTTTGTCAACGTATAATCCAAGCTTTAGGTAGCAAACTTCGTTTCCACAAACTTCAAGACGGTCGTTATTTAACTCGTTTAATTTTACCCACTCCTAGGAAGTGATTAGGAATTGGATTGGGAAGAGGGGGGTTTCAGTGAACAGTGACCAGTTATCAGTGAACAGTTATCAGTCCCCAGTCCCCAGTCACCAGTCCCCAGTCACCAGTCCCCAGTCACCAGTCCCCAGTCCCCAAATTAAACCGCTTGTGCGGGAACTTGAGGTTGGAATTGGAACAACGAATAAACCACATTCCGGCGAATATCGATCATCATTTCCAGGAACATTTCATAACCTTCCTGCTTATACTCAATCAGAGGATCTTTTTGTCCGTAACCGCGTAAACCAATCGACTCGCGCAAAGCATCCATTGCTTGTAAATGTTCTCGCCAAAGAGTATCAATTTGCTGCAAAATAAAGAAACGTTCAGCTTGACGCATCAATCCTGGTTGAATTTTGTCAACCTGATTTTCCTTAATATCATAGGCATTGTGAACTTGTTCGTGGAGGAAAGTCTTAATTTCACTTACCGTCATATCCTCCAACTGTTTTACTTGCAAATCTTCCAGCAAGTAAACAAACTCTTTCACCTTACTAATTAACTCATCCAACTTCCATTCTTCAGGAGGTAACTCCGGGTTAACATAAGCATCAACAATGTCATCCATTGTTTTCTCTGCATATTGAAGAACTTGCTCTTTCAAATCAAGCCCTTCCAAGACCCGACGACGTTCAGCATAAATAGCTCGTCGTTGGTTATTCATCACCTCATCATACTCAAATACTTGCTTACGAGTATCGTAGTAGAAAGTTTCGACCTTTTTCTGTGCTCCTTCGAGAGAACGAGTCAACATTTTCGACTCAATCGGCATATCTTCCTCAACGCGGAAAGCATTCATCAAACCTGCGACGCGATCGCCACCGAAAATTCGTAGTAAATTATCTTCTAAACTGAGGAAAAACTTCGTCGAACCAGGGTCGCCTTGTCGTCCCGCGCGACCGCGCAACTGATTGTCAATACGACGAGACTCGTGACGTTCCGTACCAATCACGTGCAAACCGCCTAACTCAATTACCTCCTCATGTTCTCTTTCCGTAAATTCTTCGTACTTGTGCAAAATTGCTTTATAGACATCGCGTAACTTTTGCACCACCTGGTCATTAGTAGGAGCATTTTCCGACGCGATCGCCAATTTCTCTTCTGCCTCTAATTCTGATAAACTTTGCTCGCCATAAGTTTGCTCCGCAAACTTCACCGCATCTTTCAGCATTTGCTCAGTTTCCGCAGACAACTGAGTCGGATAAATTTCTTGCGAAGCTTTCCAAGTTTTCAGCTTCGTTTTCGTCCCACCAGCAAAACCCTGTGGTTTGGGGGAACGTCCACCACCACCTGCGGGAACGCTAGCCACCAGCCCTTCATCTTCCTCTGGTTTCACCACCTTCGGCATAAAGTATTCCCGAACCTTCAGCCTTGCCATATACTCAGCATTACCACCGAGAATAATATCCGTTCCTCGTCCCGCCATATTAGTAGCAATGGTAACAGCACCCTTTCGACCCGCTTGAGCGACAATTTCTGATTCTCGTTCCACATTCTCCGGTCGAGCATTCAGCAAATTATGGGGAATTTCCAATTCATTAAGCAAATCAGAGAGTACCTCCGACTTTTCTACCGAAGTAGTACCCACCAAAATCGGACGACCCTGATTATGCAATTCCGCACACTCTAGTGCAACTGCTTTCCATTTTGCTTCTTCAGTTTTGTACACCACATCCGACATATCGTAGCGTTTAGAAGGTTTATTCGTCGGAATAATCGTGACTTGAAGTTTATAAATTTTCTCAAATTCCGCTTCTTCAGTTTTCGCCGTTCCCGTCATCCCTGCCAATTTAGGATACAGCAAGAAAAAGTTTTGATAGGTAATCGTCGCCAAAGTTTGAGTTTCGTTTTGAATATCCACATCTTCTTTAGCTTCAATGGCTTGGTGTAAACCATCACTCCAGCGTCTTCCCGGCAAAACCCGCCCGGTAAACTCATCGACAATTACGACTTCACGTTTGCGGACAATGTAATTCGTATCTTTAATAAATAGTTCCTTTGCCTTAATAGCATTAAAAATATAATGCGCCCAAGGGTCTTCTGGATCGTATAAATCCTTTACCTGTAGCAACTCTTCCGCATGAGCAAAGCCTTCATCAGTCATCAAAACATTACGAGCTTTTTCGTCAACCTCGTAATCGCCGCGAATTTGTCCAT
Protein-coding sequences here:
- a CDS encoding type II toxin-antitoxin system death-on-curing family toxin — protein: MQNPNFVSRSLAITIHLEQIEIFGGTAGIRDEGLLVSALAQPRASFFGELLHPTIHEQAAAYLFHLAKNHPFVDGNKRTAFAVMVVFLGLNGYSLNLASGDAYNLVIQVATGAISKAELAIFLEENIRLSSG
- a CDS encoding translation initiation factor, whose translation is MSAKRNSNQNKKNRAVYQEFGTPDNSAAFERAVPELPPNQQDLRVQATKSGRKGKVVTVVTGFQSKPETLAKLVKQLKTQCGSGGTVKENTIEIQGEHKQKILDILTKLGYKVKISGG
- the trpB gene encoding tryptophan synthase subunit beta; this encodes MTKTPISPSTQTQQPDTFGRFGVFGGKYVPETLMPALSELEAAYAQYCNDRDFQAELQGLLADYVGRPSPLYFAERLSAHYAQPDGTTPQIYLKREDLNHTGAHKINNALAQVLLAKRMGKQRIIAETGAGQHGVATATVCARFGLECVIYMGVHDMERQALNVFRMRLMGATVQPVEAGTGTLKDATSEAIRDWVTNVENTHYILGSVAGPHPYPQIVRDFQAIIGVETRQQCQEKWGGLPDILLACVGGGSNAMGLFHEFVKDSGVRMIGVEAAGEGAETDKHAATLTKGRPGVLHGAMSYLLQDEEGQPIEAHSISAGLDYPGVGPEHSYLKDSGRAEYYSVTDSEAIAALQLLSELEGIIPALETAHALAYLEKLCPQLSGSPKIVLNCSGRGDKDVQTVAKYLESQQQ
- a CDS encoding CAP domain-containing protein, with product MVKRFTFLGITVLVGGLAGCSSYEQVSSVPSPNSAPATPTTTQSAAVGSLSALEQAIHQQVNQYRISKGLPALELDARISEQSRLHSEAMAQGKVPFSHQGFEGRVKAVERAIPYRAAAENVAYNQGYQDPATQAVQGWIQSDGHRKNMEGDFDVSGIGVAQNARGEYYFTQVFIKRR
- a CDS encoding ribonuclease D is translated as MELENFQVCDRDLDDTTLSLYLEADALAVDTETMGLNPLRDRLCLIQICDPTGYVTAIRVAKGQNSAPNLHKLMEVENITKVFHFARFDLAQLQHTLGILTTPVFCTKIASKLARTYTASHGLKALVQELTAVELDKTSQSSDWGNAANLSEAQLSYAANDVRYLLEIQQKLTVMLKREGRWELAQKCMQSLPIFVELDLLQFKDIFEH
- a CDS encoding aldo/keto reductase, with protein sequence MEYRRFGRTELQIPVFSCGGMRYQFKWKDVPRWTIPQKNQRNLEATINRALEVGINHIETARGYGTSELQLGRILPHFAREKLIIQTKIAPNEDPKKFRQTFDKSFNLLKLDYIDLLGIHGINTAELLDYTVKPGGCMEVVRQLQREGKVRFVGFSTHGATDVIVKTISTNEFDYVNLHWYYIFQNNWAAIEAANRHDMGVFIISPSDKGGHLYNPPEKLVELCKPLSPMVFNDLFCLSHPQVHTLSLGAAKPADFDEHLKVLPLLNKAEEILPAILERLEETAIATLGENWYHTWQQGLPSPEETPGNVNIPTILWLRNLALAYDMLEYGKARYNMLGNGGHWFPGQKADNLEKLDLSECLANSPHAERIPEYLAECDRLLRDKNVKRLSQQ
- a CDS encoding quinone-dependent dihydroorotate dehydrogenase; protein product: MDIYQATIRPILFSGLKADPEWLHHNSLRLLSWLERTKKSPGTSLLLSQLEQSCCVSDRRLEQTVWGINFPNPMGLAAGFDKDGVAAGIWGSLGFGFAELGTVTWHPQPGNPRPRLFRLLEDKAVLNRMGFNNQGSSALAESLSQRDSAHLPWGINLGKSKVTPLGDAANDYRESFQLLQNFGDYFVVNVSSPNTPGLRSLQDPAQLRLILDTLQQENQAQKPILVKIAPDLEWEAIADVIDLAQVYNLAGIIATNTTIRRDILQTQIITKTGKPVTEEAGGISGLPLQKRSTEVIRFIFQQTNGKLPIIGVGGIFTPEDAWEKIAAGASLVQIYTGLVYEGPWIVKRILSGLLQQLEKHNLDSISQAIGISNTTKN
- a CDS encoding GAF domain-containing protein: MGQQLPPTEENRLVALARVLQILREEDNASVLIETTLDYLSAEFDYRLIWIGLYDRLEHRLVGKGGKAPNGETSFLKKNFLLTPGDLLEQVVIQQRPVSVSDLREETRAGEWRRAALQFEVEGALLFPLRCKDRCFGLVLLGSHLWGVSPAPGERAELSLLFGSLATALYQIELEWQRSATKRPDQTFFQLFDELQQKLTLSKRLETIVNLTQQFIIPTRTNIYWYSPQRRYFWHRVTNQQMIRGVSDLRNSAPGITVAEAEDFYQMLVADRLVAIGSGRSPLRAESTGQLLSRLHARSLLAAPIIVQDELAGFLAVEDQEARIWEGAEKNYVRAVAQIAALVAGNEDLETRFEQSRSNTNLVAQVAEVLASNTDAKNALSTVGQLVCKRFEVPGFLVLNADRDDTYTLLYQYPSLNQRSLTIPIPILEDEEWQQMKPDGGLIAIENLEESEHFSNWSKALSQLGARSLLLHPIQNGDAKGMLLITHNAPRTWNSTERLLATVVAGQIGWLLKLVKLKNNTIALSSQQQTLQTGLTQLWEANSDRVWLEYLANLLTAPFALLLSWQKVSKPQGKITASVGALPSVDNLTIAVEGDPLLQAALASSNFYDCSLAGLNPISKKWLNYPQQAKAYLFPVRTYFHETAMGMFVFAFPDGSQFPTHLGEIATILMRQFAWYRRNQQQTATFLKGRRDNQTLNWYKHRCLEFLHQAVANWLALSETEPQGNKIEIGGQSLQQTRQQQKLRELEDIEATLTSVIAEEDWQLKGSLGVVSVPSLLKRSLRLVETSYQKRNLLTRIHNAGGLTVYSDRFKLECVLFELLLVAQSRAPEGSEIEFWCRTLPAHIEVLLVETWEVQPTNKSAAKLPWEIPADSFTPTNINLKVCQRIIQALGSKLRFHKLQDGRYLTRLILPTPRK